The Erythrobacter sp. JK5 genome includes a region encoding these proteins:
- a CDS encoding PAS domain-containing protein — protein MNTDDESDRARSDQASLRFDDAPDRFRAGNSSDQFSGASGVLFEQAMAQTRMAICLSDPHHPDMPIVFANRAFRRLTGYSEEEVIGRNCRFLQGPETSPEPVERIREAIANEDVVVVELVNYRKNGTKFWNALHLGPIYNDRGELVYFFGSQWDVSDVRAARAEERHAKEMARELSHRMKNMFAVISGIVNVTGRVRGIQNEAAEINSRIRALGRAYETTLDDASSGSIDIGEAIKAVLLPYDRDGERLVFGARTCACRSAPYPSSV, from the coding sequence GTGAACACAGACGACGAAAGCGACCGCGCGAGGTCCGACCAGGCTTCGCTGCGGTTTGACGATGCGCCCGACCGCTTTCGGGCCGGCAATTCGAGCGATCAGTTCTCCGGTGCTTCCGGAGTCCTGTTCGAACAGGCGATGGCGCAGACGCGCATGGCGATCTGCCTGTCCGATCCGCACCACCCGGATATGCCGATCGTGTTCGCCAATCGCGCGTTCCGGCGGCTGACCGGCTATTCGGAAGAGGAGGTGATCGGACGCAATTGCCGCTTCCTCCAGGGCCCCGAGACCAGTCCCGAACCGGTCGAACGCATTCGCGAGGCGATCGCGAACGAGGACGTGGTGGTGGTCGAGCTGGTGAACTATCGCAAGAACGGCACCAAGTTCTGGAACGCGTTGCACCTCGGCCCGATCTACAACGACCGGGGCGAGCTGGTGTACTTCTTCGGCAGCCAGTGGGACGTTTCGGACGTTCGTGCGGCGCGGGCGGAAGAGCGCCATGCGAAAGAGATGGCGCGCGAACTGTCGCATCGCATGAAAAACATGTTCGCGGTGATCTCCGGCATCGTCAACGTGACCGGGCGAGTGCGCGGGATCCAGAACGAGGCGGCCGAGATCAATTCGCGCATCCGGGCGCTTGGCCGGGCGTACGAGACGACACTCGACGACGCATCGAGTGGCAGCATCGATATCGGCGAAGCAATCAAGGCGGTGCTGCTGCCCTATGATCGCGACGGCGAACGGCTGGTGTTCGGGGCGAGGACGTGCGCATGCCGTTCAGCGCCATATCCATCGTCGGTCTGA
- a CDS encoding response regulator, which translates to MERTCTILVLEDEPVILMDLQLAAEDCGCIALTASTCEAALEVLHAQSGSIDAAVLDVSLGNGLTCLPVAKELDRQGIPYILHSGDLDRHNERIRELKAELISKPAAAATVISAALAHCHEP; encoded by the coding sequence ATGGAACGGACGTGTACCATCCTTGTGCTCGAGGACGAGCCGGTGATCCTGATGGATCTCCAACTGGCAGCGGAAGACTGCGGCTGCATCGCGCTGACCGCATCGACTTGCGAGGCGGCGCTCGAAGTGCTGCACGCCCAGAGCGGATCGATCGATGCGGCGGTGCTCGACGTGTCGCTGGGGAACGGTCTGACATGCCTGCCGGTGGCCAAGGAACTCGACCGGCAGGGCATCCCCTACATCCTGCATTCGGGTGACCTCGATCGCCACAACGAGCGTATTCGCGAGCTGAAGGCCGAGCTGATTTCCAAACCGGCGGCGGCGGCAACGGTCATATCAGCCGCTCTCGCGCACTGCCACGAGCCCTAG
- a CDS encoding S41 family peptidase — translation MKIGRTALSATLALALVACGGGGSNPPPTQGGSTPTPTPPSSGCSVADQINFAGAVLDEWYLFPNLLDNTVNPASFNDVQAYLDARVAPARAQSRDRGFTFATSIQEENDLINSGSSAGFGIRLGYDTVNNRVFVLEAYENANGFAAGMDRGTELLAIGTTSANLQSVTSLMASGGPQAVVDALGPSTAGTARVIRFAQVGGTIVETTVTKSDFSLDPISDRYGALILNDGGKQVGYLNLRTFIVSDASNQLRDAFQLFGSRGVTELIIDFRYNGGGLVSVADTLGDLMGRGRVGQVWSETVLRASKSSENSTELFQNEVNALAPTKIAFIGRGGTASASELVINSMIPYLGNNMALIGANTFGKPVGQFGFDLDACDLRVRAVTFQTLNADGNGEYFTGLASEVANTCRANDDIFTPFGDPAEASIKGALDFLAGRACAAPITGAAGQTAQSVGGRELLQPERPNAAQYEIPGLF, via the coding sequence ATGAAGATCGGTCGCACCGCCCTATCCGCAACGCTCGCCCTTGCCCTTGTCGCTTGCGGTGGAGGCGGCTCCAACCCGCCGCCGACGCAGGGCGGCTCGACACCCACACCCACCCCGCCTAGCAGCGGATGCTCGGTCGCCGATCAGATCAATTTTGCCGGGGCAGTCCTCGACGAATGGTATCTGTTCCCGAACCTGCTCGACAACACCGTCAACCCGGCCAGCTTCAACGACGTCCAAGCTTACCTCGACGCCCGGGTCGCGCCCGCACGAGCGCAGTCGCGCGACCGCGGCTTTACTTTCGCGACCTCGATCCAGGAAGAAAACGACCTCATCAACTCGGGCTCCAGCGCCGGATTCGGGATCCGGCTCGGCTACGACACGGTCAACAACCGGGTGTTCGTGCTCGAAGCCTACGAAAACGCCAACGGGTTTGCCGCCGGAATGGATCGCGGCACCGAATTGCTGGCGATCGGCACCACCAGTGCAAACCTTCAATCGGTCACCTCGTTGATGGCGAGCGGAGGACCGCAGGCGGTGGTCGATGCGCTCGGCCCCTCGACCGCAGGCACGGCGCGGGTAATCCGCTTCGCGCAGGTCGGCGGCACCATCGTCGAGACCACCGTGACCAAGAGCGATTTCTCGCTCGATCCGATCTCGGACCGTTATGGCGCCCTGATCCTGAACGATGGCGGAAAGCAGGTCGGCTATCTCAACCTGCGCACCTTCATCGTGTCCGATGCTTCCAACCAGCTGCGCGACGCATTCCAGCTGTTCGGCAGCCGCGGAGTGACCGAGTTGATCATCGACTTCCGCTACAATGGCGGCGGGCTGGTGAGCGTGGCCGACACGCTTGGCGACCTGATGGGCAGAGGCCGCGTTGGCCAGGTGTGGAGCGAGACAGTGCTGCGCGCTTCCAAGTCGTCGGAAAATTCGACCGAGCTGTTCCAGAACGAAGTCAACGCCCTGGCTCCCACCAAGATCGCCTTTATCGGTCGCGGCGGCACGGCTTCGGCGAGCGAGCTCGTGATCAATTCGATGATCCCCTATCTCGGCAACAACATGGCTCTGATCGGGGCGAATACCTTCGGCAAGCCCGTCGGACAGTTCGGATTCGATCTCGACGCCTGCGACCTGCGGGTGCGCGCAGTAACATTCCAGACGCTCAACGCCGACGGAAACGGGGAATACTTCACCGGTCTGGCGAGCGAAGTCGCGAACACCTGCCGGGCCAATGACGATATCTTCACCCCGTTCGGTGATCCGGCCGAGGCGTCAATAAAGGGCGCGCTCGATTTTCTCGCCGGGCGTGCGTGCGCAGCACCGATCACCGGAGCAGCCGGGCAGACCGCGCAAAGCGTCGGCGGCCGCGAATTGCTGCAGCCCGAGCGCCCCAATGCAGCGCAATACGAGATTCCCGGCCTGTTCTGA
- a CDS encoding YbhB/YbcL family Raf kinase inhibitor-like protein, translated as MPDLPDWLASKLPQAARHPGLAAASLGDARTLGRGGFALSSPAFAEGDELDPCFTAKEEDAVAPPLEWTAPPPGAQELILIVEDASSDSPEPQVHWLVWGLAGQRGKLLEGEVPPRTGKNAHGNSEWLLPDPPIGETRHYVFQIFATDLPLTLMPGATRNDLIDTLRGNVTGCAVLTAPFTGVEAADELAWDEEESE; from the coding sequence ATGCCTGATCTGCCCGATTGGCTGGCATCAAAGCTGCCGCAAGCGGCGCGCCATCCCGGACTCGCTGCCGCGAGCCTCGGTGATGCCCGCACGCTCGGTCGCGGTGGTTTTGCGCTGAGCAGCCCGGCCTTCGCCGAAGGCGATGAGCTCGACCCGTGCTTCACCGCGAAGGAAGAGGATGCCGTCGCTCCGCCGCTGGAATGGACGGCTCCGCCACCGGGCGCGCAGGAGCTCATCCTGATCGTCGAGGACGCCTCCAGCGACAGCCCGGAACCGCAGGTCCATTGGCTGGTCTGGGGCCTGGCGGGTCAGCGCGGCAAGCTGCTCGAAGGCGAGGTGCCGCCCCGCACGGGAAAGAACGCGCACGGCAATTCCGAATGGCTGCTTCCCGATCCGCCGATCGGCGAGACGCGCCACTACGTGTTCCAGATCTTCGCTACCGACCTTCCCCTCACGCTGATGCCTGGCGCCACCCGCAACGACCTGATCGATACTCTGCGCGGCAATGTCACGGGCTGCGCGGTGTTGACCGCACCCTTTACCGGTGTGGAAGCCGCCGACGAACTGGCGTGGGATGAAGAAGAATCCGAATAA
- a CDS encoding SWIB/MDM2 domain-containing protein — MAGKTNALQKPVQLSSELEAVIGKGPMTRAQVTSKVWEYIKAKGLQDSKDKRQINPDAKLGAVIGNAQISMFKMTAAVSKHLS; from the coding sequence ATGGCTGGCAAAACCAACGCACTGCAAAAGCCGGTGCAGCTTTCGAGCGAGCTTGAAGCGGTAATCGGCAAAGGCCCGATGACCCGCGCTCAGGTAACCTCGAAGGTCTGGGAATACATCAAGGCCAAAGGCCTTCAGGACAGCAAGGACAAGCGTCAGATCAATCCCGATGCCAAGCTTGGCGCCGTGATCGGCAACGCTCAAATCTCGATGTTCAAGATGACTGCTGCGGTGTCGAAGCACCTCAGCTAA